The proteins below come from a single Polynucleobacter sp. MWH-UH23A genomic window:
- a CDS encoding 3'-5' exonuclease codes for MATVLVFDIETIPDVAGLRRVEGYPDSMSDAEVAAKAMAGRAEKTGSEFLPLFLQKVVAISCVIRRTTKEGAPQIKVGTLGTPQDDEKVIVQAFFDLVEKYTPQLVSWNGSGFDLPVLHYRALANHIQASRYWEMGESQEADSRDFKWNNYISRYHMRHLDMMDLLAKFNGRANAPLDGLAKLCGFPGKMGMDGSQVWPAYQEGKINDIRRYCETDVVNTYLMYCRFQLLRGGFTSEEYQEEIAFVKAYLEKEAKEPNGGQWQEYLQGFAADA; via the coding sequence ATGGCCACTGTTCTCGTTTTTGATATTGAAACCATTCCGGATGTAGCTGGGCTACGTCGCGTTGAGGGTTACCCAGATTCAATGAGTGATGCTGAAGTGGCCGCTAAGGCCATGGCAGGGCGTGCTGAGAAAACCGGCAGTGAGTTTCTTCCTCTGTTTTTGCAAAAGGTAGTGGCGATTTCTTGTGTGATTCGCAGAACTACTAAAGAAGGTGCGCCTCAAATTAAGGTGGGGACGCTCGGCACCCCACAAGATGATGAGAAGGTGATTGTCCAAGCCTTCTTCGATTTAGTTGAAAAGTACACGCCACAATTAGTTTCTTGGAATGGCAGTGGCTTTGACTTACCAGTACTGCATTACCGCGCTTTAGCTAACCATATTCAGGCATCACGCTACTGGGAGATGGGCGAGAGTCAAGAGGCTGATAGTCGTGACTTTAAGTGGAATAACTACATTAGTCGTTATCACATGCGTCATTTAGACATGATGGATTTGTTAGCTAAATTTAACGGGAGAGCCAACGCACCCTTAGATGGTTTGGCCAAGCTATGTGGCTTTCCTGGCAAGATGGGGATGGATGGCAGCCAAGTATGGCCAGCGTATCAAGAAGGCAAGATTAATGACATTCGTCGCTATTGCGAAACGGACGTAGTGAATACCTATTTGATGTATTGTCGCTTCCAGTTGTTGCGCGGTGGATTTACTTCAGAAGAGTACCAAGAAGAAATCGCTTTTGTTAAAGCCTACTTAGAGAAAGAAGCCAAAGAGCCAAACGGCGGACAGTGGCAAGAGTATCTACAAGGCTTCGCGGCGGATGCGTAG
- the surE gene encoding 5'/3'-nucleotidase SurE, with the protein MSKQPHILVSNDDGYLAPGLLALVNAVRPLGRITVIAPEQNHSGASNSLTLSRPLSIHRVAGGERDGFFFINGTPTDCVHVAMTGFLDEKPDLVISGINQGENMGEDVLYSGTVAAAIEGVMFGVPGIAFSQIDRGWNRIDDAAKAAHDIVMQMLASSLNQNHTDGMASLLNVNIPNRPYEELRRWRVTRLGNRHHSQPVVVQDSPRGEKIYWIGAAGHVKDNSEGTDFHAIDDGCISITPMQLDLTHHARLAAMHANGWDRG; encoded by the coding sequence ATGTCAAAACAACCGCATATCTTGGTATCCAATGATGATGGCTATTTGGCGCCAGGACTACTGGCACTAGTCAATGCCGTGCGTCCATTGGGCCGCATTACTGTGATTGCTCCAGAGCAAAACCATAGTGGCGCCTCTAACTCCCTGACACTCTCAAGACCACTCTCGATTCATCGTGTCGCAGGAGGAGAGCGGGATGGATTTTTCTTTATCAATGGCACGCCCACTGATTGTGTCCACGTCGCTATGACTGGTTTCTTAGATGAGAAACCCGATCTTGTCATTTCTGGGATTAATCAGGGCGAGAACATGGGTGAGGACGTACTCTACTCGGGAACGGTAGCCGCCGCCATTGAAGGTGTGATGTTTGGTGTTCCAGGTATTGCTTTTTCACAAATCGATCGTGGTTGGAATCGCATTGATGATGCCGCCAAAGCAGCGCACGATATCGTGATGCAAATGTTGGCATCAAGCTTGAACCAAAATCATACAGATGGCATGGCTTCTTTACTGAATGTGAATATTCCCAATCGTCCTTATGAAGAATTACGTCGTTGGCGTGTGACACGCCTCGGTAATCGTCATCACTCTCAGCCTGTCGTGGTGCAAGATAGCCCACGTGGTGAAAAGATTTACTGGATTGGGGCGGCAGGGCATGTCAAAGATAATTCTGAAGGTACTGATTTTCATGCGATTGATGATGGATGTATTTCCATCACCCCAATGCAATTAGATTTAACGCATCACGCGCGTTTAGCGGCAATGCACGCAAATGGTTGGGATCGCGGTTGA
- a CDS encoding peptidoglycan DD-metalloendopeptidase family protein: MMSSHSMTYLSRAFLIALLSASLMLVAGCSTPRTKPASVTDRSGGNAYEPAPPGYYRVKKGDTLARIALDHGQAPRDVANWNKAENSNFNPNVIEVGDLILIKPPASAKVAKPAEKKPPTVTADKADTSAPIETAKPESSKVEMVAEPGIRLSWPAKGKVTGEFNETNKGIDIAGKVGEPVLAAADGKVVYAGNSLRGYGNLVIVKHDNTYLTAYAHNSKLLVKEGDSVRKGQKIAEMGDTDTNSPKLHFELRVNGKPVNPTPYLQ; the protein is encoded by the coding sequence ATGATGAGTTCCCATTCCATGACCTATTTATCTAGAGCATTTCTGATTGCATTGTTATCCGCCTCCCTGATGCTGGTTGCTGGATGTTCTACGCCTCGTACCAAACCTGCAAGCGTAACGGATCGAAGCGGTGGAAATGCTTATGAGCCTGCACCTCCTGGCTATTACCGAGTCAAAAAAGGCGACACCTTGGCGCGGATTGCTTTAGACCACGGTCAAGCGCCACGCGATGTTGCTAATTGGAATAAAGCAGAGAACTCGAACTTCAATCCAAACGTGATTGAAGTGGGCGATTTGATTTTGATTAAGCCGCCAGCAAGTGCAAAAGTAGCCAAGCCAGCAGAGAAAAAACCGCCAACAGTTACTGCAGATAAAGCAGACACTTCAGCACCTATTGAAACTGCTAAACCCGAATCTAGCAAAGTAGAGATGGTGGCTGAGCCTGGCATTCGTTTGTCATGGCCTGCAAAAGGCAAAGTAACCGGTGAATTTAACGAAACCAACAAAGGTATTGATATTGCCGGCAAGGTGGGCGAGCCAGTATTAGCTGCAGCCGATGGCAAAGTCGTTTATGCAGGCAATAGTTTGCGTGGCTATGGCAATCTCGTGATTGTGAAGCACGACAACACTTATCTCACTGCCTATGCTCACAACAGCAAGCTCTTAGTCAAAGAGGGCGATAGCGTGCGCAAGGGCCAGAAGATTGCTGAGATGGGCGACACCGATACTAATTCACCAAAACTGCACTTTGAATTGCGCGTCAATGGCAAGCCAGTGAACCCAACGCCTTATTTGCAGTAA
- the rlmD gene encoding 23S rRNA (uracil(1939)-C(5))-methyltransferase RlmD yields MRRGDKPVNIEVTEPITVTSLDLDAQGIARLAPSEQDDPESSGKVIFIKGALPTEVVTYTITSDKARFAKAKVRDILKPAVFRAQPKCAAFGVCGGCTMQHLDIRAQVAMKQRVLEDDLQHIAKVTPEEILRPMGGPTWEYRHRARLSAVNRSIKKGTVLIGFHEGKSGYVADMLACEILPKHLSDLLPEMRKLVMGLSIVDHMPQIEIAVGEPEEPNSEDPRKAAPVTALVFRNLKPLTKADEDLLRAFADRHNVWIWLQPKGIETVAPFYPETGKLCYRLPEFEIEMPFKPADFTQVNHMMNRSLVSKAIRLLEVQESDRVLDLFCGIGNFTLPLARKAKQVLGIEGLATLTTRAKANAQHNGLADKASFMQSDLFKVTTETISSWGKANRWLMDPPREGAMEICKALAELHNQKSVLLPERIVYVSCNPKTLARDADILCHQAGYTLKGAGIVNMFPHTSHVESMAIFERS; encoded by the coding sequence ATGCGTAGAGGGGATAAGCCAGTCAACATCGAAGTGACTGAGCCCATTACTGTTACCTCACTTGATTTAGATGCGCAAGGAATTGCGCGTCTTGCTCCAAGTGAGCAGGATGACCCAGAATCTAGCGGTAAAGTGATTTTCATTAAAGGCGCCTTGCCTACGGAAGTGGTCACCTACACCATTACCAGTGATAAAGCGCGCTTTGCTAAAGCCAAAGTGCGCGACATTCTCAAACCTGCAGTCTTTAGAGCGCAACCCAAGTGCGCGGCGTTTGGCGTTTGTGGTGGATGCACCATGCAGCACTTAGATATTCGGGCGCAAGTAGCTATGAAGCAGCGCGTGCTTGAAGACGACTTGCAACATATTGCTAAGGTGACTCCAGAAGAAATTCTTCGTCCTATGGGTGGACCTACTTGGGAGTATCGACATCGCGCACGTTTGAGCGCAGTTAATCGCTCGATTAAAAAGGGTACAGTTTTAATTGGATTTCATGAGGGCAAAAGTGGTTATGTAGCCGATATGCTTGCCTGCGAGATTTTGCCTAAGCATCTCTCTGATCTACTCCCAGAAATGCGCAAATTGGTAATGGGTTTATCGATTGTTGATCACATGCCACAAATTGAGATTGCCGTGGGCGAGCCCGAGGAACCAAATTCTGAAGATCCTAGAAAAGCTGCGCCCGTAACGGCTTTAGTATTTCGAAATCTCAAGCCCTTAACTAAAGCCGATGAGGATTTGCTGCGGGCGTTCGCTGACCGCCACAATGTTTGGATATGGTTGCAACCCAAAGGGATTGAAACTGTTGCACCGTTTTATCCAGAGACTGGCAAGCTCTGCTATCGCCTACCCGAGTTTGAAATCGAGATGCCGTTCAAGCCGGCTGACTTTACGCAGGTCAATCACATGATGAATCGTTCGCTAGTGAGCAAAGCGATTCGTTTGTTGGAAGTACAAGAGAGTGACCGAGTGCTTGATTTATTTTGCGGCATTGGTAATTTCACATTGCCATTAGCGCGCAAAGCAAAACAAGTTTTGGGTATAGAAGGTTTAGCTACGCTAACGACGCGTGCTAAAGCAAATGCTCAGCACAATGGCTTAGCAGACAAAGCTAGCTTTATGCAAAGCGATTTATTTAAGGTGACTACAGAAACAATTTCCTCATGGGGCAAAGCGAATCGTTGGTTGATGGATCCACCCAGAGAGGGAGCTATGGAAATCTGCAAGGCTCTCGCAGAGCTGCATAACCAGAAAAGCGTTCTATTGCCAGAACGTATCGTCTATGTCTCTTGTAATCCGAAGACCCTAGCTAGAGATGCCGATATCTTGTGCCATCAAGCAGGCTATACCCTCAAAGGTGCGGGCATCGTCAATATGTTCCCTCATACATCGCATGTGGAATCGATGGCGATTTTTGAGCGATCCTAA